From a region of the Zingiber officinale cultivar Zhangliang chromosome 4B, Zo_v1.1, whole genome shotgun sequence genome:
- the LOC121974360 gene encoding formin-like protein 1 encodes MAAMSPPVASRIRRALHIPFFPLSPAEPPAGFPSDPISTTPFFPSYSSPPPPPPPPAAEGADGSSQPTFPANISSLTFPGSRSASRSRHSSGAVAAAVVLPLLALGILAAVAAAFFLRRRRGRYPGSRYSDKHETRSVSDRLFPADSAASDGGAPNLSPSAAAPSDFMYLGAFADAVRGGSVHDGDRSIADPVGGSPNGNLASPELRPLPPLQRLFRHIYENETMGSSEEEFYSPRLSSLGKGSSERVVGGRMSDSRRTFPSTVEKCESQGLTMSTPSYPSSNVASSPQSSPAASVARVRSSPGHQNGGSLKSRSEWSVDESTDFEAPPPPPPPPLLRPLTPSPPKRKPPSPSPPSSPVEKQSEAKVEIRDLTTPNLMSPMRNRDCSHNPPIVITPPRPRQTQAPPPPPPPPPPPPPVGYWESQVRKPKATHPPFLVKSKPAEVTISSTMVYPTDLRGESEAMEKNQDIPRPKLKPLHWDKVQASSNRAMVWDQLKSSSFQVNEEMIETLFVSKATNPAPRETNWRQVLPPIQDNKVLDPKKSQNIAILLRALNVTKEEVCDALLEGNADILGTELLETLLKMAPTKEEEDKLKEHKDDAPIKLGLPEKFLKAVLDVPFAFKRVDAMLYIANFDSEVNFLKKSFETLEAACDELRNSRLFMKLLEAVLKTGNRMNVGTNRGDAHAFKLDTLLKLVDVKGTDGKTTLLHFVVQEIIRSEGSRLSTTSNGAVKTQSNTLRDDLECRKVGLKVVSALGGELSNVKKAAAMDSDILSCYVSKLAGGIAKINEVLKLNKGLGSKSDSLRFHDAMVQFLKRAEDDIIRVQAQESVALSLVKEITEYFHGNSTREEAHPLRIFMVVRDFIAILERVCKDVGMTNDRTIVSSARQFPVPMNPTLPPLFPQFHALRPEGSDDESSLSP; translated from the exons ATGGCGGCGATGTCGCCTCCAGTGGCCTCCCGCATCCGGAGGGCACTCCACATTCCATTCTTTCCACTCTCTCCGGCCGAGCCTCCTGCCGGCTTTCCGAGCGATCCAATTTCCACCACCCCTTTCTTCCCCTCCTACTcctctccgccgccgccgccgccgccgccggcggCGGAGGGAGCGGACGGGTCGTCGCAGCCAACATTTCCCGCCAATATTTCTTCCCTCACCTTCCCTGGTTCACGCTCAGCCTCTCGCTCCCGACATAGCTCCGGCGCCGTTGCGGCTGCCGTCGTTCTCCCACTCCTCGCTCTCGGCATCCTTGCTGCTGTTGCCGCCGCGTTCTTCTTGCGCCGACGCAGGGGTCGATATCCTGGCAGCCGGTACTCGGATAAGCATGAGACTCGCTCCGTATCGGACCGTCTGTTCCCAGCGGACTCCGCCGCTTCCGATGGCGGCGCTCCCAATTTATCTCCCTCCGCCGCGGCGCCCTCCGATTTTATGTACCTTGGTGCATTTGCTGACGCCGTTCGTGGCGGTTCAGTCCATGATGGGGACCGCTCGATCGCGGATCCGGTCGGCGGATCACCGAACGGGAATCTAGCGTCGCCGGAGCTTCGGCCACTCCCTCCCCTGCAGCGCCTGTTTCGCCATATTTATGAGAATGAGACCATGGGGAGCTCGGAGGAGGAGTTTTATTCACCGAGGTTGTCATCATTAGGGAAGGGGAGCTCCGAGAGGGTGGTAGGTGGGCGGATGTCGGATTCCCGGCGGACGTTTCCATCGACCGTTGAGAAATGCGAATCCCAGGGCTTGACGATGAGCACTCCATCTTATCCATCGTCGAACGTGGCCTCATCTCCTCAATCGTCACCTGCAGCTTCGGTGGCGCGCGtcagatcaagtcctggtcatCAAAATGGCGGATCCTTGAAATCCAGATCTGAATGGAGTGTAGACGAAAGCACCGACTTCGAAGCCCCACCGCCGCCTCCCCCACCACCTCTATTACGACCTCTAACACCGTCTCCTCCAAAACGGAAACCGCCTTCGCCTTCACCGCCTTCTTCCCCAGTGGAGAAACAATCTGAAGCAAAGGTGGAAATTCGTGATCTGACAACACCAAATTTGATGTCTCCGATGAGAAATCGCGATTGCTCTCATAATCCACCAATTGTGATTACTCCGCCTAGACCGAGACAGACACAAgcgccaccgccgccgccgccgcctcctcccCCACCGCCACCAGTTGGGTACTGGGAGAGTCAGGTTCGGAAGCCGAAGGCTACACATCCGCCGTTCCTTGTGAAGTCGAAGCCAGCTGAGGTAACGATCTCCTCGACGATGGTTTACCCTACAGATCTAAGGGGGGAGTCCGAGGCCATGGAGAAGAACCAGGACATCCCTCGCCCAAAGCTGAAACCTTTGCACTGGGATAAAGTCCAGGCGAGCTCGAATCGAGCAATGGTGTGGGATCAGTTGAAATCCAGCTCCTTCCA GGTAAATGAAGAAATGATAGAGACTTTGTTTGTTTCTAAAGCCACTAATCCTGCACCAAGAGAGACCAACTGGCGGCAGGTTCTTCCTCCAATTCAAGACAACAAGGTGCTCGATCCAAAGAAATCCCAAAACATTGCAATTTTGCTGAGGGCATTGAATGTGACGAAGGAGGAAGTTTGCGATGCCCTTCTCGAAG GTAATGCTGACATCTTAGGAACTGAACTGCTGGAGACCTTGCTAAAGATGGCTcctaccaaagaggaagaagataaatTGAAAGAACACAAAGATGATGCCCCAATCAAACTTGGTCTGCCAGAGAAGTTTCTTAAAGCTGTGCTTGATGTGCCATTCGCATTTAAAAGAGTTGATGCCATGCTTTATATAGCTAATTTTGATTCAGAGGTCAATTTTCTAAAGAAGTCCTTTGAGACTCTCGAG GCTGCCTGTGATGAACTGAGGAACAGCAGATTGTTTATGAAGCTCCTAGAGGCTGTTTTAAAGACCGGGAACCGCATGAACGTTGGTACAAATCGGGGTGATGCACATGCCTTCAAGCTTGACACACTGCTCAAGCTAGTCGATGTCAAAGGCACAGATGGCAAGACCACACTTCTACACTTCGTTGTCCAAGAGATCATCAGATCAGAAGGATCCCGCCTTTCTACCACCAGCAATGGAGCTGTCAAAACACAATCTAACACTCTACGAGATGATTTAGAGTGCAGGAAGGTTGGCCTCAAGGTTGTTTCTGCTTTAGGGGGTGAACTCAGCAATGTAAAGAAGGCAGCTGCCATGGACTCAGATATACTCAGCTGCTATGTATCAAAACTAGCGGGAGGAATTGCAAAGATCAACGAAGTATTGAAATTGAACAAAGGACTTGGTTCCAAGAGTGATAGCCTGAGATTTCACGATGCGATGGTTCAGTTCCTGAAGAGAGCAGAGGATGACATCATAAGAGTGCAAGCTCAGGAGAGTGTGGCATTATCTCTAGTGAAGGAAATAACAGAGTACTTCCACGGAAACTCAACCAGAGAAGAGGCTCATCCTTTAAGGATCTTCATGGTGGTCCGAGATTTTATAGCAATCCTTGAAAGAGTATGTAAGGATGTTGGAATGACCAATGATCGCACGATTGTCAGCTCAGCACGGCAGTTTCCAGTGCCGATGAACCCAACTCTTCCACCTTTATTCCCCCAGTTTCATGCATTGAGACCTGAAGGCTCAGACGATGAGAGTTCATTGTCACCATAA
- the LOC121977293 gene encoding regulatory protein viviparous-1-like isoform X2, producing the protein MECKGHKDSDHEEANVPTMAPGHAADQDQAMLNNPEQILLDIDVDDLIFSELPDFPCISSPSPSSAAGSTTLHAPAASSSSSSASSRTFLQFADGVGGGSQPDGTAAATSSSVVEHEQSITGGDEFPIDVGPLDIVLDEDDIDLFGLSIDVDDPSWDPSSLLRTDEAEPMHEVGLLPEQQEQGRCSNISEQEPARIFLDWLKNNRDAISPEHLRSIKLKRATIEGAAWWFGRTKQGRTQLLRLILTWVQNHHLHRNRPVLPNSDHREYAGTYGGASWIPGAASPPQALLATVGNGGVEMMCPSTLVAGPYGCRHCSAAPTSSVMVNSQSFSPATEFVDVAAAGPWPALPPQFASFPSMAPPQYSGGFMNNFHPMYHPGTGQRLGGAGVASATKEARKKRMARQRRFAHRNHHSNHVVGDSGSTRSSSVRNWTFWNSTPDAAAAHPVSDHETPVSENTQPPPAALLQPRSSDQYAPGDPKSQGLKCEKNLKFLLQKVLKQSDVGSLGRIVLPKKEAETLLPELDARNGISISMEDIGTSQVWNMRYRFWPNNKSRMYLLENTGDFVRSNGLQEGDFIVIYSDVKCCKYVRQEAEPRASSNRRCAKLRRQRRNGSEKMGGAGSIHEEADEKEEGDA; encoded by the exons ATGGAGTGCAAGGGTCACAAGGACAGTGATCATGAGGAGGCAAATGTACCGACCATGGCGCCGGGTCATGCAGCAGATCAGGATCAAGCCATGCTGAACAATCCCGAGCAGATCTTGCTCGACATCGACGTCGATGATCTCATCTTCTCCGAGTTGCCTGACTTCCCCTGCATCTCCTCCCCTTCTCCTTCCTCCGCCGCCGGTTCCACTACCCTGCATGCGCcggccgcctcctcctcctcttcctccgctTCCTCCAGGACCTTCTTACAGTTCGCCGACGGAGTCGGCGGCGGCTCACAGCCGGACGGAACCGCCGCAGCGACGTCTTCCTCGGTGGTAGAACACGAGCAATCCATCACCGGCGGGGATGAGTTCCCCATCGACGTCGGGCCGCTCGATATCGTCCTCGACGAGGATGACATCGACCTCTTTGGCCTCTCCATCGACGTGGACGACCCCTCGTGGGACCCTTCCTCTCTTCTCCGAACCGACGAGGCCGAGCCGATGCATGAAGTAGGATTGCTGCCGGAACAGCAAGAGCAGGGGAGATGTAGTAATATCTCGGAGCAGGAGCCGGCGAGGATATTCTTGGACTGGTTGAAGAACAACAGGGATGCCAtctcaccggaacacctccgcaGCATCAAGCTCAAGCGCGCCACCATTGAGGGCGCAGCCTGGTGGTTCGGCCGGACCAAGCAGGGCCGCACCCAGCTGCTCCGCCTCATACTGACCTGGGTGCAGAACCACCACCTGCATCGCAACCGCCCCGTTCTTCCTAACTCTGACCACCGCGAATATGCTGGCACTTACGGCGGCGCCTCATGGATTCCAGGAGCCGCGAGTCCGCCGCAGGCCTTGCTCGCCACCGTCGGCAACGGCGGTGTTGAGATGATGTGTCCAAGTACATTGGTAGCTGGTCCTTATGGATGTCGCCATTGCTCCGCAGCTCCCACCAGCAGCGTGATGGTGAATAGCCAGTCGTTTTCGCCGGCCACAGAATTCGTCGACGTCGCCGCCGCTGGTCCATGGCCGGCACTGCCGCCTCAGTTTGCGTCGTTCCCTTCCATGGCACCTCCACAATATTCTGGCGGATTTATGAACAATTTCCATCCGATGTACCACCCTGGCACCGGCCAGAGGCTCGGCGGCGCCGGTGTGGCGTCGGCCACTaaggaagcaaggaagaagaggatggcCCGGCAGCGTCGCTTCGCCCACCGGAATCACCATAGCAACCATGTTGTTGGAGATAGTGGATCAACTCGCTCTAGTAGTGTCCGGAATTGGACCTTTTGGAACAGCACGCCGGATGCCGCAGCAGCGCACCCAGTCAGCGACCATGAAACGCCAGTTTCTGAAAACACGCAACCGCCGCCGGCAGCTCTACTGCAGCCGAGATCGTCCGATCAGTATGCTCCTGGTGATCCTAAGAGTCAG GGACTGAAGTGTGAGAAGAACTTAAAGTTTTTGTTGCAGAAGGTGTTGAAGCAGAGCGACGTGGGCAGTCTGGGACGCATCGTCCTGCCTAAA AAGGAAGCAGAGACTCTCCTGCCGGAGCTAGACGCCAGGAATGGAATCTCCATTTCCATGGAGGATATCGGCACATCTCAGGTCTGGAACATGCGATACAG ATTCTGGCCAAACAACAAGAGCAGAATGTATCTCTTGGAAAACACAG GAGATTTTGTGAGGTCGAACGGTTTGCAAGAAGGCGACTTCATCGTGATCTACTCCGACGTCAAGTGCTGCAAATAC GTTCGACAAGAAGCAGAGCCACGAGCATCGAGCAATCGGCGCTGTGCCAAGTTGCGACGACAGAGAAGGAATGGCTCGGAGAAGATGGGAGGAGCAGGCAGCATCCATGAAGAAGCTgatgagaaggaggaaggagatgcATGA
- the LOC121977294 gene encoding protein ASYMMETRIC LEAVES 2-like produces the protein MVSATAAASSPCAACKLLRRKCLPECAFAPYFPPDQPQKFAQVHRVFGASNVTKLLQEVPPGQREDTVNSLAYEADMRLRDPVYGCAGFVALLHRQLRQLRLELALVRAELAMYQKQTVNSNDHGSCALIDVNLPCVDQLLPPPAKAATVAGGDHRPAIAPLLKFGEWLIAEENNGI, from the exons ATGGTATCAGCGACGGCGGCGGCGAGCTCGCCGTGCGCCGCGTGCAAGTTGCTGCGGCGAAAGTGCCTTCCGGAGTGCGCGTTCGCGCCCTACTTCCCGCCGGACCAGCCGCAGAAGTTCGCGCAGGTGCACCGCGTGTTCGGCGCCAGCAACGTCACCAAGCTGCTGCAGGAGGTGCCGCCGGGGCAGCGAGAGGACACCGTGAACTCCCTCGCCTACGAGGCCGACATGCGCCTCCGCGACCCCGTCTACGGCTGCGCCGGATTCGTCGCGCTGCTCCACCGCCAGCTCCGCCAGCTTCGCCTCGAGCTCGCCCTCGTGCGCGCGGAGCTCGCCATGTACCAAAAGCAGACCGTTAATAGCAACGACCACGGATCTTGCGCCCTCATCGACGTCAACCTCCCTTGCGTCGACCAACTCCTACCGCCGCCGGCCAAGGCGGCCACCGTCGCCGGCGGGGATCACCGACCGGCCATTGCTCCACT GTTGAAGTTCGGAGAGTGGCTGATTGCAGAAGAAAATAATGGAATATAA
- the LOC121977293 gene encoding regulatory protein viviparous-1-like isoform X1: MECKGHKDSDHEEANVPTMAPGHAADQDQAMLNNPEQILLDIDVDDLIFSELPDFPCISSPSPSSAAGSTTLHAPAASSSSSSASSRTFLQFADGVGGGSQPDGTAAATSSSVVEHEQSITGGDEFPIDVGPLDIVLDEDDIDLFGLSIDVDDPSWDPSSLLRTDEAEPMHEVGLLPEQQEQGRCSNISEQEPARIFLDWLKNNRDAISPEHLRSIKLKRATIEGAAWWFGRTKQGRTQLLRLILTWVQNHHLHRNRPVLPNSDHREYAGTYGGASWIPGAASPPQALLATVGNGGVEMMCPSTLVAGPYGCRHCSAAPTSSVMVNSQSFSPATEFVDVAAAGPWPALPPQFASFPSMAPPQYSGGFMNNFHPMYHPGTGQRLGGAGVASATKEARKKRMARQRRFAHRNHHSNHVVGDSGSTRSSSVRNWTFWNSTPDAAAAHPVSDHETPVSENTQPPPAALLQPRSSDQYAPGDPKSQGLKCEKNLKFLLQKVLKQSDVGSLGRIVLPKKEAETLLPELDARNGISISMEDIGTSQVWNMRYRFWPNNKSRMYLLENTGDFVRSNGLQEGDFIVIYSDVKCCKYMIRGVKVRQEAEPRASSNRRCAKLRRQRRNGSEKMGGAGSIHEEADEKEEGDA; the protein is encoded by the exons ATGGAGTGCAAGGGTCACAAGGACAGTGATCATGAGGAGGCAAATGTACCGACCATGGCGCCGGGTCATGCAGCAGATCAGGATCAAGCCATGCTGAACAATCCCGAGCAGATCTTGCTCGACATCGACGTCGATGATCTCATCTTCTCCGAGTTGCCTGACTTCCCCTGCATCTCCTCCCCTTCTCCTTCCTCCGCCGCCGGTTCCACTACCCTGCATGCGCcggccgcctcctcctcctcttcctccgctTCCTCCAGGACCTTCTTACAGTTCGCCGACGGAGTCGGCGGCGGCTCACAGCCGGACGGAACCGCCGCAGCGACGTCTTCCTCGGTGGTAGAACACGAGCAATCCATCACCGGCGGGGATGAGTTCCCCATCGACGTCGGGCCGCTCGATATCGTCCTCGACGAGGATGACATCGACCTCTTTGGCCTCTCCATCGACGTGGACGACCCCTCGTGGGACCCTTCCTCTCTTCTCCGAACCGACGAGGCCGAGCCGATGCATGAAGTAGGATTGCTGCCGGAACAGCAAGAGCAGGGGAGATGTAGTAATATCTCGGAGCAGGAGCCGGCGAGGATATTCTTGGACTGGTTGAAGAACAACAGGGATGCCAtctcaccggaacacctccgcaGCATCAAGCTCAAGCGCGCCACCATTGAGGGCGCAGCCTGGTGGTTCGGCCGGACCAAGCAGGGCCGCACCCAGCTGCTCCGCCTCATACTGACCTGGGTGCAGAACCACCACCTGCATCGCAACCGCCCCGTTCTTCCTAACTCTGACCACCGCGAATATGCTGGCACTTACGGCGGCGCCTCATGGATTCCAGGAGCCGCGAGTCCGCCGCAGGCCTTGCTCGCCACCGTCGGCAACGGCGGTGTTGAGATGATGTGTCCAAGTACATTGGTAGCTGGTCCTTATGGATGTCGCCATTGCTCCGCAGCTCCCACCAGCAGCGTGATGGTGAATAGCCAGTCGTTTTCGCCGGCCACAGAATTCGTCGACGTCGCCGCCGCTGGTCCATGGCCGGCACTGCCGCCTCAGTTTGCGTCGTTCCCTTCCATGGCACCTCCACAATATTCTGGCGGATTTATGAACAATTTCCATCCGATGTACCACCCTGGCACCGGCCAGAGGCTCGGCGGCGCCGGTGTGGCGTCGGCCACTaaggaagcaaggaagaagaggatggcCCGGCAGCGTCGCTTCGCCCACCGGAATCACCATAGCAACCATGTTGTTGGAGATAGTGGATCAACTCGCTCTAGTAGTGTCCGGAATTGGACCTTTTGGAACAGCACGCCGGATGCCGCAGCAGCGCACCCAGTCAGCGACCATGAAACGCCAGTTTCTGAAAACACGCAACCGCCGCCGGCAGCTCTACTGCAGCCGAGATCGTCCGATCAGTATGCTCCTGGTGATCCTAAGAGTCAG GGACTGAAGTGTGAGAAGAACTTAAAGTTTTTGTTGCAGAAGGTGTTGAAGCAGAGCGACGTGGGCAGTCTGGGACGCATCGTCCTGCCTAAA AAGGAAGCAGAGACTCTCCTGCCGGAGCTAGACGCCAGGAATGGAATCTCCATTTCCATGGAGGATATCGGCACATCTCAGGTCTGGAACATGCGATACAG ATTCTGGCCAAACAACAAGAGCAGAATGTATCTCTTGGAAAACACAG GAGATTTTGTGAGGTCGAACGGTTTGCAAGAAGGCGACTTCATCGTGATCTACTCCGACGTCAAGTGCTGCAAATAC ATGATTCGAGGAGTGAAGGTTCGACAAGAAGCAGAGCCACGAGCATCGAGCAATCGGCGCTGTGCCAAGTTGCGACGACAGAGAAGGAATGGCTCGGAGAAGATGGGAGGAGCAGGCAGCATCCATGAAGAAGCTgatgagaaggaggaaggagatgcATGA